The Flavipsychrobacter sp. genome contains the following window.
TTATCTGCTAATTTTAATCCTAAGTATGATTCATACTCCTTAGAACTACCATAAACTATTACAGGCTGGGGGTAACCCGCAAAAATAAAAAGAATGCTTTTTTCTTCATAAATAATAGCTCTCATGTCAACATCTGCCATAAAGGTTTTAGCTCTTTTTTCTTGCTTTTCATCTATAAAATCATTTTTGCACATCGAATCAATGTTATTTGTTGCAGATATACAACGCTCCCAAAATAAACCTTTTGCTGTATAGTTAATTATATAACTCTCACCAATATTGCTTGGTTCAAAGATGTCGTTATGTAAAGATGAAAAGTATTCAAACTCACTTAGATATTCACGAAAATCTGCTGCGTGGTATTCATCATCAGTTACGTATCTATCATACAATTTATGTGCTGTAACTATAAAGAACCCTCCGAACACCATAAATAAGAAAAGCCTATTTCGTATTACTCTATTTCCCTTAGATGACATCTATTGTTACGTTTTGTTATAGGTTTTCAATGGTTGTTCTTGTAACAATTAGCTTAATACTTAATGTATATTCTTCCTCCATATTTTGAATCATAATAATCAATTTTATAGTCTTCGTTCTCTGTCATTATTGCATTTGACAATCTAAGACCTTCATCATCTAGTCTTTTCAAAGTATTGTCATCTATTTCAAGCGAACTACCTGGTGTATATTTCTGATACTCAGTTGCCCAATTCTCTAGGCTAGTTTTTAAATTGTCGGAAACTACCAAGTCTGATATTTCTATCCACTCTTGTGTATTTATATCTCTTACGCCAGTTCCTGTAAAACAACCATCTAATACGATATATGCTCTTTTCATAAAACATTAATAATAATAGCCTGCATGAATAATCGTTGCATCACTATACCATTTCCTCGCTACAAACTTTATAACATATCCATCAGTCATTGCAAAACTAGGAAATGCAAACCTGTGATCTGAACTTAGTATAATTGGCATTTCTCTATTACCATACTTAAAATGCCTATTCGTACTAGAAAAAATAATGCCCATATCACCAGAACAATCTTTTGGCTTTTTAGTATTAAGCTTATATAAAGCTAATCGTACTGTATCATCTGTAAGCACATACATCTCAATAAACCAATAACCATCATGCTGACTCATCTTATTTTCCAGAATGTGAGTTACTGTATCTGGAAACTTATATTCCATACTAGCCCCTTTTTTAGGGGGCTCTATCTCTAATATTTCTATTGAAGGCACTTCAAACTCTTGAGCATAGGTACTGATACCCACAAATAATATCAGTGTATATAGAAATAGTTTCATAACCAACTCTTTAATTATAACAAATATACAATACTTACGCCATAAAAAGCTGTAAAAGATAACACATATTTCTTTCCCTATATTTAGTTTGCAAGCAAGAGTCCTTTACCTTTGTATCTAGTTACACAATAGAGAGAAAGCCATCATGAGTAGAGCCGTAATAACCGCTAATGAGATCAATGAATTGTTTGACCAATATGCCGCTGCATTAGAGAAAAATGATGCAAAAGCAATGGCTATGCTCTATGCACTACCCTGCACTTTCTTGTCTAACGACGGCTCTTCTGTATATAGCGATTTAGCACCACTAGAAGGGGCCATTAGCCAAGGCAGACGTTTCTACAAAAAATATGGTATTGTTGCTGCTGCTCCCGATGTTCGTAACAAATACTCCATTACCGATAAGATAGTGCGTGTAAAAGTGAATTGGAGGTATTTGGATAAAGACCATCGCGATGTGTATAACTGCGACTACGAGTATATCGTAAAGCAGCAGATAGATGGAGAATGGAAAATAGAGATGGCCATCTCTATCAACGAAAAAGAGCAGCTGGAACAACTACAAAAATAAAGAGGCTACAAATACATGCAGCCTCCCTTTTCTCACTCTTTGCTCATCCGAGCTATTTGAAAGCATTGATGCCTGTAACATCCATGCCTGTAATCAATAAGTGAATATCGTGCGTACCCTCGTAGGTTACCACACTTTCTAAGTTCATCATATGGCGCATAATGCTAAACTCACCAGTTATACCCATACCGCCTAATATTTGTCTGGCTTCGCGAGCTATCTTTAAAGCTATCTCACAGCTATTACGCTTAGCCATAGATATCTGTGCAGGTGTAGCACGGTCTTCATCTCTTAGTGTGCCCAAGCGCTGAACCAGCAACTGTCCTTTAGTAATTTCAGTGATCATCTCGGCTAGCTTCTTCTGTGTTAGTTGGAAACCAGCAATTGGTCTGTCAAACTGTACACGCTGTTTAGCATAGCGTAGTGCTGTATCGTAGCAATCCATAGCACAACCCAATGCGCCCCAAGCGATACCATAGCGTGCGCTAGATAAGCAAGTCAAAGGTCCTTTTAGTCCTTTCACGCCAGGTAGTATATTTTCTTTAGGCACTTTTACATTGTCAAATACCAACTCACCCGTTGCAGATGCACGTAAAGACCATTTGCCATGTGTAGTAGGTGTGCTAAAGCCTTCCATACCACGCTCTACAATAAGTCCTCTAATATCACCTTGCTCATCTTTAGCCCAAACTACAGCTATATCAGCAAATGGTGCGTTGGATATCCACATTTTAGAACCGTTAAGGATCACATGGTCGCCCTCTTCTTTAAAGTTGGTCAGCATACCAGCAGGGTTAGAACCATGATCTGGCTCTGTAAGCCCGAAGCAGCCCATCATTTCACCTGTAGCCAACTTAGGAAGGTATTTCATCTTCTGCTCCTCACTACCAAATTTGTAGATAGGGAACATTACCAAAGACCCCTGTACCGATGCTGTAGAACGGATGCCTGAATCACCACGCTCCAGCTCTTGCATCATAATACCATAGGTAGTATAGTCAAGACCCGGACCGCCATATTGCTCCGGTAAAAAAGGACCAAAACAACCTAACTCACCCAATCCTTTAATGATCTGGCTTGGAAACTCTGCCTTTTGCGCATAATCTTCAATTATTGGAGATATCTCTTTCTTTACATAAGAGCGTACAGAATCGCGAATTAGCTTTTGTTCATCGGTCAAAAGTTCGTCTAAGAGATAATAATCGGGGTGTTGATATAAATCCTTTTCCATCTAAACGTTAAAATTTATGTTAATGTGACGCGCAAAGGTAGCATATTTGACAGTGTCCTTATAATTTTGTGCTGGAAAAAAGTGACTGAAAGACAAATATTTATGACAGAATAGCTTACCTATAAGCATATAAGTTATATATATAGCCTAGCCAGATGCAATACAGGTAGGTATCTCAACAATAAAATAGCGATATAGTACGTTAGAGAGGCTAAACTTATACGAAATTTGGAACAATATTTGAGGTTAAAATATTATTAAATAAATGACAATTCTCGAACAAACCATTTAGAAAAAATCATTGTCTTTATGGTTGTAAGAGGCACTTGCTTTAACTCATTGCACATTTTTAAATAGATATTATTATGAGGCAGTTAAAAATTGCCACCCAGATTACAAACAGGGATTCACAGGCGGTTGAGAAATACTTACAGGAAATTAGTAAGATTTCTATGATTACTCCTGAGGAAGAGACTACTCTTGCTCAGAAAATTCACATGGGTGACCAGTGGGCTTTGGATAAGATGGTGAAAGCCAACTTACGTTTCGTGGTATCTGTTGCTAAACAATACCAACACCAAGGGCTTACATTGAGTGACCTTATTAATGAAGGAAACCTAGGTTTAATTAAAGCGGCACAACGTTTTGATGAAACTAAAGGTTTTAAATTCATCTCTTACGCAGTATGGTGGATTCGTCAATCTATCTTACAAGCATTAGCAGAGCAAGGACGTTTAGTGCGTCTTCCTCAAAACAAGATCGGTACTTACAACAAGGCTAACAAAGCATTTATAGCTTTTGAGCAAGAATTTGAGCGTGAACCATCTACAGAGGAGCTAGCTGAGATATTAGAAATGAGTGAGACAGAGGTGACCAATATCTTCACTACTAATAGCAGACATACTTCTCTTGATGCACCGGTGCACGAAGCAGAAGATGTGGCTATGGGCGATCTGCTACCTGGCGGTGGCGATACCGATGATGATGTAATGAAAGACTCTCTTCGTAACGAAATTCAACGCATTCTTAAAACACTAAGTGTTAGAGAAGCTGAGATATTAGCAGCATACTTCGGACTAGAAGGAGACAACGGCCCTACTGTAGAAGAGATAGGAGAAAAATATGACTTAACGAAAGAGCGTATTCGTCAAATTAAAGAGAGAGCTATCAAGCGTTTGCAAAAAGCACGTTATAGCAATGCCCTTAAAGGGTACTTAGGATAATACAATACTTTTATATATTATTTTTCAAGCCACAGGTTATAAAACTTGTGGCTTTTTTTATTGTTTATCGTGTAGCAATTACTATTTTTCACCTCTGTGGACATCAGCACACCAAACAGCTTAAAAGAGAACCGGATAGTACTATTACTGCTATTCTTACTGTATATCACTATTCTCCCCAGAGACTATATGATATACGACTTTGACTTTTGGACCAACTGGGCTATCTACATCCATCAGCACGGCATTACGGATGTGTACAATAACGACTTCATGGTCGACTACCACCCTATTTACCTGTACCTGATATGGATATACGACAAGATACAAGGCAATGAGTTTAGCATTGTACAGAATATCAATTACCTGAAACTCATACCGCTATTCTTCGACTTTCTACCCATATTCATACTCTGTGGCTTTAGGCAAAAGATAGTGCCTTATAGAATACCATTTCTATTCCTACTGCTCAATATTGCTTATATGTACACTACCCTGATATGGGGGCAGGTAGATAGTGTGTATTGTAATTTGGTATTCCTTGCGCTTATAGTAGGCTTTTATAAACCCGTATGGAGTGCCGCGCTTTTTGCCTTAGCATTAGGCACCAAGTTGCAAGCCATCATATACCTTCCTGTATTGGTCATTGTATGGGTGTATGCCGTGCAAAATATCAAGCAAGCTATTCTATTGTTGGCTACTATGTGTAGCACGATATTACTGATCGCATTGCCATTTATCTTAGCAGGCAATGGTAGTCAGTTGTTAGCTGTGGTTACATCGGCTGTAGGTAGGTATCCTCATGTTTCGGTTTCAGGTTTTAATATTTGGTATCTCATATATAGTGGTAACCCTAATCATACTGTAGATACTGATACCTACTTTCTATTATCATTCAAGAACTGGGGGCTGCTTCTGTTTTTCATATTTAGTGGTATTACATTACTTACTGTCTTGTTTAAGGCTATAAGGATGAGGCTGGAAGCCACTGATAAAGATGAGTTAGTAAAGCTGTTACTACTTGCAGGTGGGTTGGTGACACTATACTTTTACTATTTCAATACGCAGATGCATGAGCGCTATGCCCATGCCATGATAATCCTCTTCTTTTTCTATGGTGTTTATACCAAGAAGTACCGCTTATACATCTTGTGTTCCATCCCCTATTTTTTAAGTTTGGAGAAGAGTTTCCCAGAGTATTTAGATATTGAGCATTACAAATTTCTATTTGCCTCCAAAGTGATCGCTCTTTGGTATACTCTAACAATAGGATATGCCATGTATGAGTTTTTCAAACTATACCGACCTAAGAGAGAATATTTATTATTAAAAGAAGCTTGGCAAAAGACTAAGACTCCGTAGATACGTTTTTCTTTTTTCTGAAAAGTGAAAGAGCCCCAAGAGTTACGAGGTAAAACACTAGTGAGGCAACTATAGCGAGCACCGTTCCACCTAAGAAAAAGGCTATACCCTCGTCTTTAAATCGCTCTAGGGTAAAGTTGCCGATCTCTATGCTCAAGTCGTGCCCTAGTAGCCACTTGCCGGTAAACAAACTAGCAGCCATAACAAAGAAGGTAAGCGGGAAAATACTAATATTGGCAGCTAGTATAAATAGCGCTTTATTAAGCCTAAAAAACAATGCTAAAGGTATGCCCACAGCCAGTTGGAACCCCCAGATAGGTACAATGCCCATAAATACACCAAAACCTACAGAGGCAGCTTTTTTATGATTGCTTTCTTCAGGGTTTATAAAAAGCGCTTTCCATATTTTCTTTAAGCCCTCTTTGCTGGTGAGCATTCTTATAAAGTCTCTTGGCTTTATCCATAACAAGGCAATAAGTACTAAAACGGTATTAAGTAAGCTAATCCTTGTAAAATCCTTGAATGGTCTAAAATGTGATACCCTCTCTTCTGGCTTGGGGTAATACACAGAAACAGGGATGCTAATAACAGGAATACCGCTCCATGCTGCACGCACTAATATCTCGATCTCAAACTCATATTTTCGCGTAACGTATTTCTTCTTAGCCAGTTTTTTTACCGGATACGAACGATAGCCCGTTTGGGTATCAGGTAATTTTTTTCCAGTATTGACCCAGTACCAAAAATTAGAGAATTTATTACCAAAGCTGCTTTTGCCGGGTACATTTTCTTGCTCCAAATTGCGTGCGCCAACAATAAGGGCATCTGGAGTTTCTTCCAGTTGATTTAAGAAAAGGTTTAAGTCCTTGGCAAAATGCTGGCCATCACTATCCATCGTTATGGCATGGTCGTAACCTAGTTCATTAGCCGCTCGTATACCTGTTTTTAGGGCGATACCTTTGCCTTTGTTGGGCATGTAGCTAACCAACTGTACTTGCGGAAACTGCTCAAGAATAGTTTTGGTGTTATCGGTTGAACCATCGTTTACAACAATAACCCTAGAGGTATACTGTAAAACACTCTCTAATACTTCTGCAATGGTAGCGGCATTATTGTAGGTAGGTATGAGTGCACAAGCATTTACTCGTTCAAATTGTGCTTCATACAATGGATATTCAACTGTCGACATATTTGCCTGCCAAAGATATTTATTGCGTTGGACTATTCGTTTATTTTCTTTTTACACTTAGCTATTTTCTCTTCCATTCCTTTTCGTTCCTCTACGGTAGCTATTTCTAAAGTCAGGGCATTGTTATAGTAGTCGATAGCTGCGTTGTACCATCCTTGTTGTAGGCAATAATCCCCCGCTATTCTATAGGCATCGTAATAGTTAGGATTGCTATGTGTTACTATTCCCGTATCTACGCTACTGCCAGCCAGTAAAGACATTTTATTGGCTCTGAATGTCAAGAAGTTTTTATATTCTTTTGTGCTAAGAAAGCTATCTGCAGGAATGGTTAAGCTATCAATAGCGATAACTGTATCTTTTTGTAAACCATGCAGTTGAAATACTTTATTTAAATCATAACACACATATTCTCCGAGCTGCCAAGGACTGGTACTCACCCAAACACGTAAGCTGTCAGGTTGGAAAATAACAGAGTGATGAGCTATTAATTGGTTGACTGCTTTTTCATTACCCTCTCCAATATCAGCATTATGTAATCCTCTACGGTCTCTTAATATAGCAGCCATTTTGGTAGGATTAAGCGGATAGTTATTATTCATCAACTCCTCCAATCTTTCATACCTATATACCGAAGCACTGTTTTGTTTTTGCTCTATGTTGAGTTCTTGTTGTTCAAACAATTTGCTTTGATAGTGATTGGTACATTGTATGGCTTTTCCGTTAGGGTCATATACATCCAGTTTTTTAGGTGTTTTCTCTATCACTACAGCTTTATGGTCGGCAGCGCTACCAACTAAAAAGCTTTCGGAAACAAACATCTTACGTTTGCTGGCAATAGCTATAGCCTCTTCTATATTACCTGCATATTGTAACACTTCTCTAGCCACCAGAGAAACGGGCGTTGCAGCACCGAAAGGAATATCAGATTTAGCGGCATTAATAGTAACTGTAAGCCCTTTATCATTCATACCTGACACCACTCCTGTGAAGCCACCCCATGTTACAAACATGAATTTATGCCCCTGTTCAGGTGCATAAAAATTGACCATTTTATGCTCGGCAAATTTATCTCCTACCCAAAAATCAAAATTTCTACCTATCAACAACGAGCCATCTTCTGTTTTATCATCCCATGCACCAAAAGAGGTACACCCTACCAGCATCATATTCTGTAAGGCATGACCTATATCATGTGCCGCATGATAGTTGAGAATACGGTCATAGTTATCCCCTATCCAGCTAAAGGAATCGGCAGCAGCATGCGAAACGCCATATATCTCTTTTTGATACTCTTCTTGTACATAGTCGGGCAAATCACGATTCATGAACCCAACGATATACTTTAAAAATTTCAAGTATTTACTAGAGGGTATCATCTGCTTTATCTGGTCGGTAAAAGCTACTTCTTGCTCTACAATGAGTTCTTGCGATAGTTTACCATTCTTTAACCCTAACTGATACGGACTACCAGAAACATACATCTCATATAATCCTTGCGAGTTTTGACGTATCCAGTTGGTATCTTCTATGGTATATAAAGTACCAGATATATGCTTACGTTCCAGTTGTTCTAAGGCCGCATCATCGACCACCTTAGGTGGTGTTGCATCAGAAGCAGCCCATATATATATGATCAAGACCAGTATGAGGAGTAAACAGATACTAATAGTATAGGCTAAAGCCTTAAGTATCTTCTTGATAATTCGCATTAGGCAAAGATAAGTGGTTTAAATGTTCTCCACAGTTGCTGGGTGCTTTAAAAATATCATTTTACATTTGAGTTAAGAAAACGTTTATCATATGCATCTATTACTGACGAACATAAAACAGCTATGCTTGGTAGAGCAAGGTGAAGAAAGAAAAGCTCGCGTAAGCGGAGCAGATATGGGGAAGATCGATTGTATAGAAAATGCTTGGCTACTGATAGAAAATGGTAAGATCAAGGATTTTGGGGATATGGAGCACAGGCATACTGTGCATGCAGAAGATGTACTGGATGTTTCTGGCAAGATGGTTCTTCCTGCTTGGGTAGACTCTCATACGCATTTAGTATTTGCATCATCGAGAGAGTCTGAGTTTGAAGACCGCATAAAAGGCCTGAGCTATGAGGAAATAGCAAGAAGAGGTGGTGGCATATTAAACTCTGCTAAGAAGATAGAAGCTATAAGTGAAAATGAACTATATGACCAAAGCTTGGCCAGATTACATAAAGTAATAGCGCAAGGAACTGGTGCTATTGAAATAAAAAGTGGCTATGGCTTAAGTCTGGAAAGCGAATTAAAGATGCTCAGGGTTATAAGACGATTGAAAGAGGATAATATCATCCCTATAAAAGCCTCTTTCTTGGCGGCACATGCCTACCCTTTGATGTATAAGACCAATCATGAAGGTTATATCAACCTCATCATTAATAAAATGCTACCGGAAGTGGCTGGTGAAGGGCTAGCTGATTATATAGATGCTTTTTGTGAAGAAGGGTTCTTTAGCGTTGACGAAACAGAACAAATATTGGAGGCAGGTGCTAAATACGGGCTTAAGCCTAAGATCCATGCCAATCAGCTACACTACTCAGGCGGTGTGCAGGTAGGTGTAAAGCACAATGCTGTGAGTGTAGACCATTTGGAATGTGTAGGTGAGGATGAGATCAATGCCTTAAAAGGTAGCAATACCATACCAACCTTATTACCTGGCGCAGCATTTTTCTTAGGTGTAGGCTACCAACCTGCGAGAAAATTAATAGATGCAGACCTTCCTGTATGTTTGGCTACAGATTATAATCCGGGTTCTTGCCCATCAGGCAATATTCCTTTATTACTCACTTTGGCTTGTACACAGCTAAAAATGACCCCTGAAGAGGCTATAAATGCAGTTACCCTTAACGGAGCAGCAGCATTGGAGCTACAGGACAGTTTAGGGTCAATAGCAATAGGCAAACAGGCTAATTTGATCATAACCAAACCAATACCTTCTTTATCTTATATACCATATGATTTTGGTAATAATCCGGTAGAAAAGATGATTTTAGGTCATCATATCATATAAATTGAACGTTTTTTACCGTTTTTTAGCCTTTACTGATTACTTTTGCTATCCGTACAAAATAAATTTATGGCAACTACATCAGACATTCGTAATGGAATGATTCTCAAACTGGATAATAACCTATATTCAGTTGTTGAATTCGGACAAAACAAAACAGCTCGTTCTGCAGCTAAAGTGTGGGCTAAATTAAAAGGTGTAGACAATACACGAACAATTGAGCACACATGGAACTCTGGTGAAACTATTCACCCGGTACGTGTAGAAAAAAGGAACTTCCAATTCTTGTACAAAGACGACATGGGTTTTAACTTCATGGACCAAGAATCTTTTGAGCAAATAACAATGACGGAAGATAAAATAGACAATCCAGGTTTATACAAGGATGGTCAGGAATGTTTTATCTCTGTAAATACGGAGACCGATGTACCGATGAACGTTGAGCTTCCTGCTAACATAGTACTTCAGGTTACTTATACTGAACCTGGTATTAAGGGAGATACTGCTACACGTACATTGAAACAAGCTACTGTAGAAACTGGTGCTACTGTAATGGTTCCCTTGTTTGTAGATACAGATGAATTAATAAGAATAGACTCTAAAACAGGCGCTTATATGGAGCGTGTGAAGGAGTAACATTATTAAAACTAAATCCAAAAAATTGTTCCCATTATGGAATTCAAACAAATACAAGAGCTTATAAAAGCTATAAATAAGTCTAACCTTACAGAACTTAAAATAGAAGATGGTGAGTTCAAACTTACTATCAAGCAAGGTGGCGAAACCAGAGTTATTACGGCTGTAGAGCCTCAAATGCAATATGCAGCTCCAGCTCCTGTTGCGGTGCCACAAGCTGCAGCTCCTGCTGCTACACCTGCGGCGGCAAGCGCTGATTCAGC
Protein-coding sequences here:
- a CDS encoding acyl-CoA dehydrogenase family protein, with protein sequence MEKDLYQHPDYYLLDELLTDEQKLIRDSVRSYVKKEISPIIEDYAQKAEFPSQIIKGLGELGCFGPFLPEQYGGPGLDYTTYGIMMQELERGDSGIRSTASVQGSLVMFPIYKFGSEEQKMKYLPKLATGEMMGCFGLTEPDHGSNPAGMLTNFKEEGDHVILNGSKMWISNAPFADIAVVWAKDEQGDIRGLIVERGMEGFSTPTTHGKWSLRASATGELVFDNVKVPKENILPGVKGLKGPLTCLSSARYGIAWGALGCAMDCYDTALRYAKQRVQFDRPIAGFQLTQKKLAEMITEITKGQLLVQRLGTLRDEDRATPAQISMAKRNSCEIALKIAREARQILGGMGITGEFSIMRHMMNLESVVTYEGTHDIHLLITGMDVTGINAFK
- a CDS encoding RNA polymerase sigma factor RpoD/SigA encodes the protein MRQLKIATQITNRDSQAVEKYLQEISKISMITPEEETTLAQKIHMGDQWALDKMVKANLRFVVSVAKQYQHQGLTLSDLINEGNLGLIKAAQRFDETKGFKFISYAVWWIRQSILQALAEQGRLVRLPQNKIGTYNKANKAFIAFEQEFEREPSTEELAEILEMSETEVTNIFTTNSRHTSLDAPVHEAEDVAMGDLLPGGGDTDDDVMKDSLRNEIQRILKTLSVREAEILAAYFGLEGDNGPTVEEIGEKYDLTKERIRQIKERAIKRLQKARYSNALKGYLG
- a CDS encoding DUF2062 domain-containing protein encodes the protein MSTVEYPLYEAQFERVNACALIPTYNNAATIAEVLESVLQYTSRVIVVNDGSTDNTKTILEQFPQVQLVSYMPNKGKGIALKTGIRAANELGYDHAITMDSDGQHFAKDLNLFLNQLEETPDALIVGARNLEQENVPGKSSFGNKFSNFWYWVNTGKKLPDTQTGYRSYPVKKLAKKKYVTRKYEFEIEILVRAAWSGIPVISIPVSVYYPKPEERVSHFRPFKDFTRISLLNTVLVLIALLWIKPRDFIRMLTSKEGLKKIWKALFINPEESNHKKAASVGFGVFMGIVPIWGFQLAVGIPLALFFRLNKALFILAANISIFPLTFFVMAASLFTGKWLLGHDLSIEIGNFTLERFKDEGIAFFLGGTVLAIVASLVFYLVTLGALSLFRKKKNVSTES
- a CDS encoding C45 family peptidase, with protein sequence MRIIKKILKALAYTISICLLLILVLIIYIWAASDATPPKVVDDAALEQLERKHISGTLYTIEDTNWIRQNSQGLYEMYVSGSPYQLGLKNGKLSQELIVEQEVAFTDQIKQMIPSSKYLKFLKYIVGFMNRDLPDYVQEEYQKEIYGVSHAAADSFSWIGDNYDRILNYHAAHDIGHALQNMMLVGCTSFGAWDDKTEDGSLLIGRNFDFWVGDKFAEHKMVNFYAPEQGHKFMFVTWGGFTGVVSGMNDKGLTVTINAAKSDIPFGAATPVSLVAREVLQYAGNIEEAIAIASKRKMFVSESFLVGSAADHKAVVIEKTPKKLDVYDPNGKAIQCTNHYQSKLFEQQELNIEQKQNSASVYRYERLEELMNNNYPLNPTKMAAILRDRRGLHNADIGEGNEKAVNQLIAHHSVIFQPDSLRVWVSTSPWQLGEYVCYDLNKVFQLHGLQKDTVIAIDSLTIPADSFLSTKEYKNFLTFRANKMSLLAGSSVDTGIVTHSNPNYYDAYRIAGDYCLQQGWYNAAIDYYNNALTLEIATVEERKGMEEKIAKCKKKINE
- the hutI gene encoding imidazolonepropionase, coding for MHLLLTNIKQLCLVEQGEERKARVSGADMGKIDCIENAWLLIENGKIKDFGDMEHRHTVHAEDVLDVSGKMVLPAWVDSHTHLVFASSRESEFEDRIKGLSYEEIARRGGGILNSAKKIEAISENELYDQSLARLHKVIAQGTGAIEIKSGYGLSLESELKMLRVIRRLKEDNIIPIKASFLAAHAYPLMYKTNHEGYINLIINKMLPEVAGEGLADYIDAFCEEGFFSVDETEQILEAGAKYGLKPKIHANQLHYSGGVQVGVKHNAVSVDHLECVGEDEINALKGSNTIPTLLPGAAFFLGVGYQPARKLIDADLPVCLATDYNPGSCPSGNIPLLLTLACTQLKMTPEEAINAVTLNGAAALELQDSLGSIAIGKQANLIITKPIPSLSYIPYDFGNNPVEKMILGHHII
- the efp gene encoding elongation factor P, with protein sequence MATTSDIRNGMILKLDNNLYSVVEFGQNKTARSAAKVWAKLKGVDNTRTIEHTWNSGETIHPVRVEKRNFQFLYKDDMGFNFMDQESFEQITMTEDKIDNPGLYKDGQECFISVNTETDVPMNVELPANIVLQVTYTEPGIKGDTATRTLKQATVETGATVMVPLFVDTDELIRIDSKTGAYMERVKE